The following are encoded in a window of Candida dubliniensis CD36 chromosome 4, complete sequence genomic DNA:
- a CDS encoding ferric reductase transmembrane component precursor, putative (Similar to S. cerevisiae FRE2) — MKIHQLIVFLFAFVLIDARTPKRYSQLDIVMSTCTTFIGKYGTVCTSTGKRSTNWNCYCKTDAGFGTISDCLVRGFNNNTNIIGKFTESCNMTESKFYAKYDKIQTEFKTNGTEYANMTTKSSSGGKSSASTGASNSSKSTDSPNVSKSSTNAHSSSSSSSSSKSGKGNSDSSTTKTLTAPLLIDYKKFTPYKDAYQMSNNNFNLSIYYGSGLLAYWAGILAIAIFINMMKKMFPNLTNYLSGTISNALRRHLFLPATFRKKKAQEFSIGVFGFFDGLIPTRLESIIVVIFIFLSGLFSALHIHHVKDNPQYASKDAELGHLIADRTGILGTFLIPLLILFGGRNNFLQWLTGWDFATFIMYHRWISRVDVLLIIVHAITFSISDKATGKYNNRMKRDFMIWGTVSTICGGFILFQAMLFFRRKCYEVFFLIHIVLVVFFVIGGYYHLESQGYGDFMWAAIAVWAFDRAVRLGRIFFFGARKATVSIKGDDTLKIEVPKPKYWKSVAGGHAFIHFLRPTLFLQSHPFTFTTTESNDKIVLYAKIKNGITSNIAKYLSPLPGNTATIRVLVEGPYGEASGAGRNCKNVVLVAGGNGIPGIYSECVDLAKKSKNQSIKLIWIIRHWKSLSWFTEELEYLKKTNIQSTIYVTQPQDCTGLECFEQDVSIERKSDEKDSVESSQYSIISNIKQELSHIDFIEGRPDISMQVEQEVRQADGPIGFVTCGHPVMVDELRSAVTKSLSASKHRVEYHEQLQTWA; from the coding sequence ATGAagattcatcaattgatagTGTTTTTGTTTGCATTCGTATTAATCGATGCAAGAACACCAAAGAGATATTCCCAATTGGATATCGTGATGCTGACTTGTACAACATTTATTGGGAAATATGGTACTGTTTGTACTTCAACTGGTAAAAGATCAACTAATTGGAATTGTTATTGTAAAACAGATGCTGGGTTTGGAACAATCTCAGATTGTTTGGTCCGTGGTTTCAATAACAACACGAATATTATTGGTAAATTCACCGAATCCTGTAATATGACagaatcaaaattttatGCCAAATATGACAAGATTCAGACTGAATTCAAAACTAATGGTACTGAATATGCTAACATGACTACCAAATCGTCTAGTGGTGGCAAGTCCTCAGCTTCTACTGGTGCAAGTAACTCCTCCAAGTCAACAGATCTGCCCAATGTGTCCAAGTCATCCACAAATGCTCAtagcagtagtagtagcagtagCAGTTCTAAAAGTGGCAAAGGTAATAGTGATTCATCTACAACAAAAACTTTAACTGCTCCAttgttaattgattataaaaaattCACTCCTTACAAAGATGCTTACCAAATGTCTAATAATAACTTCAACCTTTCAATTTACTATGGTTCAGGATTGCTTGCTTATTGGGCAGGGATTCTAGCCATTgcaatttttattaacatgatgaaaaaaatgttccctaatttaacaaattatttatcaGGCACAATTTCCAATGCATTAAGAAGACATCTTTTCTTGCCTGCCACTTTCCGCAAAAAGAAGGCACAAGAATTCTCTATTGGtgtttttggattttttgATGGTTTAATTCCAACTAGATTGGAATCtataattgttgtaatttttattttcttgagTGGTCTTTTCAGTGCATTACATATTCATCATGTTAAGGATAATCCACAGTATGCTTCCAAAGATGCTGAATTAGGCCATTTGATTGCAGATAGAACCGGTATTTTAGGAACATTTTTGATTCCGTTGTTAATTCTATTTGGAGGTCGTAATAACTTCTTGCAATGGTTGACGGGCTGGGATTTTGCCACGTTTATTATGTACCACAGATGGATTTCCCGTGTTGAtgttttattgattattgttCATGCTATTACATTTTCCATTTCCGATAAAGCAACTGGCAAGTACAACAACAGAATGAAACGTGATTTTATGATTTGGGGTACTGTTTCTACCATATGTGGAGgatttattcttttccaAGCCATGTTGTTTTTTAGAAGAAAATGTTATgaagttttctttttaatccatattgttttagttgttttctttgttaTTGGAGGATACTATCATTTGGAAAGTCAAGGATATGGAGATTTCATGTGGGCTGCTATTGCTGTATGGGCTTTCGATCGTGCTGTTCGATTAGGTagaattttctttttcggTGCCAGAAAGGCAACCGTTTCTATCAAAGGTGATGACACTTTGAAAATCGAGGTTCCCAAACCAAAGTACTGGAAGTCGGTTGCTGGTGGGCATGCttttattcatttcttGAGGCCAACCTTATTTTTACAAAGTCATCCGTTTACATTCACAACAACAGAGtcaaatgataaaataGTGTTGTACGCTAAGATCAAAAATGGTATCACTAGTAATATTGCTAAATACTTGTCACCTTTACCTGGCAATACAGCCACAATTAGAGTTTTAGTGGAAGGTCCATATGGTGAGGCAAGTGGAGCTGGGCGCAATTGTAAGAATGTCGTTTTAGTTGctggtggtaatggtatCCCAGGTATTTACTCCGAATGTGTCGATCTAGCCAAAAAGTCAAAAAATCAGTCTATCAAGTTGATTTGGATTATAAGACATTGGAAGTCATTGAGTTGGTTTACTGAAGAGTTggaatatttgaaaaaaaccaatataCAAAGTACCATTTACGTTACTCAACCTCAAGATTGTACAGGTCTAGAATGTTTTGAACAGGATGTTAGTATTGAGAGAAAATCCGACGAAAAGGACTCAGTGGAATCATCTCAGTATTCAATcatttcaaatattaaGCAGGAGTTATCTCATATTGACTTTATTGAAGGACGTCCAGATATATCAATGCAAGTTGAACAGGAGGTTAGACAAGCAGATGGTCCAATTGGATTTGTTACATGTGGACACCCCGTCATGGTTGACGAATTAAGATCTGCTGTAACCAAGAGCTTGAGTGCCTCAAAACATAGAGTCGAATACCATGAACAGTTACAGACTTGGGCATAA
- a CDS encoding ferric reductase transmembrane component precursor, putative (Similar to S. cerevisiae FRE4): MKFFQLITFLLTFALIEASGSKPRKYSKLDTAMQACTVYIGKYGTVCEAGAKKKINWKCYCNQDPGFGTLSDCFVRGYNNDTSIIEKFVDKCNMTEAKFYEKYDRIQKEFKTNGTHYANKTSKTKTSSSASKTSSTKASGTASVSSSKSSSGSSTKKVSPTPLLINYKTFTPYKNAYAMSYNNYNISIYYGAGLLGYWAGIFVIAILANLLRKMFPRLTNYCNGAISNTFRKYILLPATFGKKKAQPHSFGLGGFFDGLVPTRMESLIIAVFVLLTGFLSALHIHHVNNNPQYTTKNAELGHLIADRTGILSAFLIPLMILFGGRNNFLQWLTGWDFATFMMYHRWISRIDVLLIIVHAITFTVSDKATDKYNARMKRDFMIWAVVATICAGFILFQAMLFFRRRCYEVFFSIHIILVVFFVVGGFHHLDDQGYGDFMWAAIAVWAFDRVVRLGRIFFFGIRKATVSIKGGETLKIEVPKPKYWKSVAGGHAFIQFLRPTVFLQSHPFTFTTTESEDKIVFYAKIKNGVTKRISKYLSRLPGNTATLKVLVEGPYGEASGAGRNCKNVVFVAGGNGIPGIYSECVDLAKKSKNQSIKLIWIIRHWKSLSWFTKELEYLQKTNVQTTVYVTQPQDYNGVKSSEQDSGSEKKSDEKDSVESSQNSFVSRIKQELPHIEFIEGRPNIVEQIEHEIKETDGPIGFVTCGHPAMVDELRSAVTKNLNASKHRVEFHEQLQTWA; the protein is encoded by the coding sequence atgaaattttttcagtTAATAACTTTCTTGCTAACATTTGCTTTAATCGAGGCTTCGGGCAGTAAACCAAGAAAGTATTCCAAATTGGATACTGCCATGCAAGCATGTACTGTTTACATTGGTAAATATGGTACTGTGTGTGAAGCCggtgcaaaaaaaaagatcaatTGGAAGTGTTATTGTAATCAAGACCCTGGTTTCGGAACACTCTCAGATTGTTTTGTACGTGgttataataatgatacCTCAATCATTGAGAAGTTTGTCGACAAATGTAATATGACTGAAGCAAAATTTTATGAAAAGTACGACAGAATCCAGAAAGAGTTTAAAACCAATGGTACTCATTATGCCAATAAAACATCAAAGACAAAGACGAGTTCTTCGGCCAGCAAAACCCTGTCTACTAAAGCATCAGGCACTGCTAGTGTATCCTCCAGTAAAAGCTCAAGTGGACTGAGCACCAAGAAGGTTTCTCCAACACCATTATTGATCAACTACAAAACCTTTACGCCGTACAAAAATGCCTATGCAATGTCctataataattataatatttccATCTACTATGGTGCTGGTTTATTGGGGTACTGGGCTGgtatttttgttattgcCATATTAGCAAACTTGCTTAGGAAAATGTTTCCTCGTTTGACCAACTACTGTAATGGTGCCATTTCAAACACTTTTAGAAAATACATTTTGTTGCCAGCAACTTTTGGTAAAAAGAAAGCACAACCACATTCATTTGGTTTGGGCGGATTTTTTGATGGATTAGTCCCCACCCGAATGGAGTCGTTAATTATTGCTGTTTTTGTGTTATTAACTGGATTTTTGAGTGCATTACATATCCATCatgttaataataatccacAGTATACTACTAAAAACGCTGAATTGGGTCATTTGATTGCAGACAGAACCGGTATTTTATCAGCATTCTTAATTCCATTAATGATCTTATTTGGAGGCCGTAACAACTTCTTGCAATGGTTGACGGGCTGGGATTTTGCCACTTTTATGATGTACCACAGATGGATTTCTCGTATTGACGTTTTGTTAATCATTGTTCATGCGATCACATTCACCGTTTCTGATAAGGCAACTGATAAATATAATGCTCGTATGAAACGTGACTTTATGATTTGGGCAGTTGTTGCTACTATTTGTGCAGGTTTCATATTGTTTCAGGCAATGTTATTCTTCAGAAGACGATGCTACGAGGTTTTCTTCAGCATTCATATCATTTTAGTCgttttctttgttgttggagGGTTCCACCATTTAGATGACCAAGGCTATGGTGACTTTATGTGGGCTGCTATTGCTGTGTGGGCTTTCGATCGAGTTGTTCGTTTGGGCagaatattcttttttggtattaGAAAGGCTACTGTTTCCATTAAAGGTGGAGAAACATTAAAGATAGAAGTCCCTAAACCAAAGTACTGGAAGTCCGTTGCCGGTGGACATgcattcattcaattcttaAGACCAACAGTATTCTTGCAAAGTCACCCATTCACTTTTACTACTACTGAATCGGAAGATAAAATTGTGTTTTATgccaaaattaaaaatggtGTTACTAAGAGAATTTCCAAGTATTTGTCACGTTTGCCTGGTAACACCGCTACACTTAAGGTGTTGGTAGAAGGTCCATACGGTGAGGCAAGTGGAGCTGGGCGTAACTGTAAAAATGTCGTTTTCGTTGCTGGTGGTAACGGTATCCCAGGAATTTACTCCGAATGTGTTGATCTAGCcaagaaatcaaagaatCAATCCATCAAGTTGATTTGGATTATAAGACATTGGAAGTCATTGAGTTGGTTTACTAAAGAATTAGAGTATTTGCAAAAAACAAATGTTCAGACTACAGTCTATGTCACTCAGCCACAGGATTACAATGGCGTAAAGTCTTCCGAACAAGATTCGGGGTCTGAAAAGAAATCGGACGAAAAAGATTCAGTTGAATCATCTCAAAATTCCTTTGtttcaagaattaaacAGGAATTGCCacatattgaatttattgaaggGCGCccaaatattgttgaacaaattgaacATGAAATCAAGGAAACAGATGGGCCAATTGGATTCGTTACATGTGGGCATCCTGCCATGGTTGACGAATTGAGATCTGCTGTAACCAAGAATTTGAATGCATCGAAGCATAGAGTTGAATTTCATGAACAATTACAAACATGGGcttga